Within Carassius gibelio isolate Cgi1373 ecotype wild population from Czech Republic chromosome A16, carGib1.2-hapl.c, whole genome shotgun sequence, the genomic segment TTACAAAAGAAGTCTTTGAAGCATCTAACTTCTCTTGATGAAGGACTCATACAGGGAGGTGAGCTGGGCCTTCAGGTCCTGTGCGTAGGGGTCCAGCTTTTCCTTCAGGTCTTCAGCATAGGGTGTGAgactctggtggaccatctgggcTTTCTCTCTGATCTGGGTCTGGAGGTCCTCAGTCAGGGGGGTCACAGTCTTCTGAAACTCCTGCAGATGCTGGTCCACTTTCTCCTTGATCTCAGCAGTGTAGGGCTCCATCTGAGCCTGCATCTCCTTCACGCTCTGCTCCAGGTTTCCTCTCAGCTCTTCACTCTTCTGGAGCAGAGTGGCCTTCAGGGTCTCAGAATCCAGGGAGTCAGCATATGGAGCCATGGCGGTCCTGAGCTCCTCCACTCTCTGCTGGATCTGGCTCTTGAGGTTGTCAGCATAGGGCTCCAGTTTGTCTCTTGCGCTCATCAAGTCCTGGCCCAGACGTTCCCTCAGCACTTCAGCCTCCTTGGTGATTTTGGTCATCAGCTCTTCAGCCAGAGGATCCATCTGTTTCTTGAGGGTGACGGCATATTCACTGGCCATATCAGCACTCTGGGTCAGTCTGGCACTGTGATATGAAGAAGAACATTTGAGTTTCATCTCAGGGCAAaatcaatattataaataattgtgtTCTGCAGGTAAATGTTCTTGACTTACTTGACTTCCTCTCCCAGCTGAGAAGACCTGATCATCTTGACGGTTTCCTCTGCGGTTTGTGTTGCCTTAGCCACATAGCTCCAGAAAGCATCTGTCAGCTGCTTCAGCTGTGGCTTGGGCTCATCAGCGTAGA encodes:
- the LOC128031197 gene encoding apolipoprotein A-I-like isoform X2, with the protein product MKVLVVLALAVFTGCQANLFYADEPKPQLKQLTDAFWSYVAKATQTAEETVKMIRSSQLGEEVNARLTQSADMASEYAVTLKKQMDPLAEELMTKITKEAEVLRERLGQDLMSARDKLEPYADNLKSQIQQRVEELRTAMAPYADSLDSETLKATLLQKSEELRGNLEQSVKEMQAQMEPYTAEIKEKVDQHLQEFQKTVTPLTEDLQTQIREKAQMVHQSLTPYAEDLKEKLDPYAQDLKAQLTSLYESFIKRS